The Coffea arabica cultivar ET-39 chromosome 9e, Coffea Arabica ET-39 HiFi, whole genome shotgun sequence genome has a window encoding:
- the LOC113710447 gene encoding mavicyanin → MAQMMSAGGSNSKGLMTLLLLFLLFLGIGGKRVAAQVHHVVGDDNGWTPSTDLGSWLTGRVFRVGDKIWFAYPATEERILELQTSEEFFTCDLSNPIRMYTSGLDKIPLESEGVRFFTSGSLDSCKNGLKLPVKVHPQVKNETLADGPTSPAAAPHFPGLSVALFVGLALFCMGM, encoded by the exons ATGGCACAGATGATGAGTGCCGGAGGATCCAATTCGAAGGGGCTAATGACCCTGCTGCTGCTGTTTCTTCTCTTTCTGGGCATTGGAGGGAAACGGGTTGCTGCTCAAGTGCACCATGTGGTCGGCGACGACAACGGTTGGACACCTTCCACAGATCTAGGTTCTTGGCTTACAGGCAGAGTCTTCAGGGTCGGTGACAAAATCT GGTTTGCCTACCCAGCAACTGAAGAGAGAATCCTGGAGCTCCAAACATCCGAAGAGTTCTTTACTTGTGATCTATCCAATCCCATCAGAATGTACACCAGCGGCCTGGATAAGATACCCCTCGAGAGTGAGGGCGTCAGATTCTTCACCAGTGGCAGCTTGGACAGCTGCAAAAATGGATTGAAGCTCCCAGTGAAGGTGCATCctcaagtgaaaaatgagaccCTTGCTGATGGCCCCACATCACCAGCTGCTGCACCCCACTTCCCTGGCCTCTCTGTTGCACTATTTGTTGGATTGGCTCTCTTCTGCATGGGAATGTAA